In Thermococcus stetteri, one genomic interval encodes:
- a CDS encoding DUF167 domain-containing protein yields the protein MKFLKEIKDGVLLLIYVQPKAKKNAVEGVDEWRGRLKVRIAAPPVEGKANKEVVKFLSKLLGAEVSIVTGETSREKDLLVRGLSADEVKKKLGV from the coding sequence ATGAAGTTCCTCAAGGAGATCAAAGACGGAGTTCTGCTCCTGATCTACGTCCAGCCGAAGGCAAAGAAGAACGCGGTTGAAGGTGTTGACGAGTGGCGTGGAAGGCTAAAGGTCAGGATAGCGGCCCCACCAGTTGAGGGCAAAGCCAACAAGGAGGTTGTGAAGTTCCTCTCAAAGCTCCTTGGAGCTGAAGTCAGCATAGTAACGGGAGAGACTAGCAGGGAGAAGGATCTCCTTGTGAGAGGACTGAGTGCTGATGAGGTAAAGAAAAAACTGGGGGTTTAG